The Candidatus Neomarinimicrobiota bacterium region ACCTGAGGGGACGGAGATGGTGATGCCTGGTGACAACGTATCCGTATCGGTGGAGTTGATCAGTCCCATTGCCATGGAGAAGGAGTTGAGGTTTGCCATACGTGAAGGTGGTCGCACGGTGGGTGCCGGCGTTGTGACCAAGGTCATTGAGTAAAGGAGTATAGCGTTGGCTGGCCAATCCATACGAATCAGGTTGAAGGCATATGATCATAATCTTCTGGACAAATCGACGGAGAAGATCGTGAAAACGGTCAAGTCCACCGGAGCGGTGGTTTCAGGACCCATTCCGCTGCCCACGAACAGGACGGTTTATACGGTTCTGAGATCTCCACACGTGAACAAGAAGTCCCGGGAGCAGTTTCAGACGAAAATCCATAAGCGACTCATTGAGATCCTGAACGCCTCTCCCAAGACTGTCGATGCACTTATGAAACTCGATCTTTCGGCGGGAGTTGACATAGAAATCAAGGCCTAGCGGTGACAGGATTGATCGGTAGAAAAGTGGGAATGACTCGCCTGTTTGGTGAAGGAGGCATGAGTATTCCAGCCACACTGGTTCAAGTTGGACCGTGTGTGGTAACTCAGGTCAAAACCGAAGATTCCGATGGCTACTTCGCGATTCAACTGGGATACGGCGAACAAAAAGAGAAGCGGACAAACCGCCCCATGAAGGGACACTTCAAGAAAGCCGGTGTTTCTCCCAGAGTCCATCTGGAGGAGTTCCCTGCCTCAGGGGAGAAATTGCCGTCCCTGGGACAGGAGATTACAGTTTCCATATTCGGAGAGGGCGACATGGTTTCGGTTCGGGGTATCTCAAAAGGGAAAGGATTCACGGGTGTGGTGAAACGGTATGGATTCAGGGGAGGACCCAAGACGCACGGTCAGTCGAATCGCCTGAGAGCTCCCGGATCCATCGGTCAGTCGTCAGATCCGTCACGGGTCTGGCCCGGAATGAAGATGGCCGGCCGTCACGGGAATAAAACGGTTATCGTAAAGAATGTTGAGGTCCTCAAGGTAGATCACGAAAAAAACACCCTGTTTCTGAAGGGTCCGGTGCCGGGCTCGAAAAATGGGATCGTGACGGTTACGAAGTAATATGCAGTTTCAGGTTTACAATTCAGACGGCGAATCGACTTCCCGGGTGCGGGTTCACGACTCGGTTTTCAAGATCAAACCTGTTGAGGATGTGGTCTACCGCGCGGCGGTATCGGAAATGACCGGTAAGCGGCGTGGGACTCACGCCACCAAGAATCGTGCTGCCGTGAGAGGCGGGGGGCGAAAACCGTGGCGCCAGAAGGGGAGA contains the following coding sequences:
- the rpsJ gene encoding 30S ribosomal protein S10 gives rise to the protein MAGQSIRIRLKAYDHNLLDKSTEKIVKTVKSTGAVVSGPIPLPTNRTVYTVLRSPHVNKKSREQFQTKIHKRLIEILNASPKTVDALMKLDLSAGVDIEIKA
- the rplC gene encoding 50S ribosomal protein L3, with the protein product MTGLIGRKVGMTRLFGEGGMSIPATLVQVGPCVVTQVKTEDSDGYFAIQLGYGEQKEKRTNRPMKGHFKKAGVSPRVHLEEFPASGEKLPSLGQEITVSIFGEGDMVSVRGISKGKGFTGVVKRYGFRGGPKTHGQSNRLRAPGSIGQSSDPSRVWPGMKMAGRHGNKTVIVKNVEVLKVDHEKNTLFLKGPVPGSKNGIVTVTK